The following are from one region of the Chlamydiota bacterium genome:
- a CDS encoding B12-binding domain-containing radical SAM protein, giving the protein MRIAFVHSFPQEYHGIMYLAAALKAAGHECEVFVTSLEKNILGELARFAPRLVGFSCTTGEHLAMARLAGRVRRELGAMTVFGGAHATVCPEIVEHEGVDAVCVGEGEDALCELAAVLERNGEIAEIRNLWVKRGGAVVKNEPRPLREDLESLPRPDWSLYYKYRFLREKTTKTFIGSRGCPFRCTFCTDPYFQSLYRGKGRYLRMRAPRSFAAEIREQKEILRFDTVTFDDEVFVWNRDWLREFLPLYRREVGLPFFCGVRADTLTEEIVGELREAGCYGMSFGVESGSEFVRNEIGGKGISNEQIVSAARWVKARGIILRTTSMFCMPGETPARAWETVRLNVDCRVDHPFAYVYQPLPKTGMYDYAKARGYLGDGFNFDRLEPLHLGDNPLRLERKGEILNIQKLFYLAVRHPRLIPLLRLLVKLPPNPLFNGIFKICLVRNYSRYKKLGLRKTLAIALKTRGIAQEVEPL; this is encoded by the coding sequence ATGAGGATTGCCTTCGTCCACAGCTTCCCCCAGGAATACCACGGCATCATGTACCTCGCCGCGGCGCTCAAGGCCGCGGGGCACGAGTGCGAGGTGTTCGTCACCTCGCTCGAGAAGAACATCCTCGGGGAGCTCGCCCGTTTCGCCCCCCGCCTCGTGGGTTTCTCCTGCACCACCGGCGAGCACCTCGCGATGGCGCGCCTTGCCGGACGGGTCAGGCGGGAGCTCGGCGCGATGACCGTCTTCGGCGGAGCGCACGCGACCGTCTGCCCCGAGATCGTCGAGCACGAGGGCGTGGACGCCGTCTGCGTCGGGGAGGGGGAGGACGCCCTCTGCGAGCTCGCGGCGGTCCTGGAGCGGAACGGAGAGATCGCCGAAATCAGGAACCTTTGGGTCAAGCGCGGCGGCGCCGTGGTGAAGAACGAACCCAGGCCGCTGCGGGAGGATCTCGAGAGCCTCCCCCGGCCCGACTGGTCCCTGTACTACAAGTACCGGTTCCTCCGCGAGAAGACGACGAAGACGTTCATCGGGAGCCGTGGGTGCCCGTTCCGCTGCACCTTCTGCACGGACCCGTATTTCCAGTCGCTCTACCGCGGGAAGGGGAGGTACCTCAGGATGCGGGCTCCGCGGAGCTTCGCCGCGGAGATACGGGAGCAGAAGGAGATCCTGCGCTTCGACACGGTCACCTTCGACGACGAGGTCTTCGTCTGGAACAGGGACTGGCTGCGCGAGTTCCTCCCTCTCTATCGCAGGGAGGTCGGCCTCCCGTTCTTCTGCGGCGTCAGGGCGGACACCCTGACCGAGGAGATCGTGGGCGAGTTGCGCGAGGCCGGCTGCTACGGGATGTCGTTCGGCGTCGAGAGCGGGAGCGAATTCGTCCGGAACGAAATAGGGGGGAAGGGGATCAGCAACGAGCAGATCGTCTCGGCGGCCCGGTGGGTGAAGGCGCGGGGGATCATTTTGAGGACGACCAGCATGTTCTGCATGCCGGGCGAGACCCCCGCGCGGGCCTGGGAGACCGTGCGCCTCAACGTCGACTGCCGGGTCGACCACCCGTTCGCCTACGTCTACCAGCCCCTCCCGAAGACCGGGATGTACGACTACGCCAAGGCGCGCGGCTACCTCGGCGACGGGTTCAACTTCGACCGGCTCGAGCCGCTCCACCTCGGCGACAATCCTTTGCGGCTGGAGAGGAAGGGGGAAATCCTGAACATCCAGAAGCTCTTTTACCTCGCGGTCCGCCACCCGCGCCTCATCCCCCTGCTGCGGCTCCTCGTGAAACTCCCCCCGAACCCGCTCTTCAACGGAATCTTCAAGATCTGCCTGGTGAGGAACTACTCGCGCTACAAGAAACTGGGCCTGCGCAAGACCCTCGCGATCGCCCTGAAGACGCGCGGTATCGCGCAGGAGGTCGAACCGCTATGA
- a CDS encoding radical SAM protein encodes MKIALVFPRLNSRSGDPPLGLGYLASNLPADLGARVTLVDGTFLKSAEEFHARLEETRPDLAGIYFDTMSYERGIEAARRARAMGAFVVAGGPHATVLPETLVDHADIVVLGEGERTFAEVVRASASRDLKGVRGICYREGGRIVTSAPREPVADLDALEFPDRRLFDMERYTATWHYLDILGMKIRGTTVVASRGCPFRCTYCQPTLVKLFGSRLRMRSPSNIVAEIAGLKQDHGIRGIFFHDDTLTANRRWLEELCDRLIADRLDILWACNTRADITDDATFRKMHEAGVRYLHIGAESGSQRILDDVYKKRIRLENIKTTIAAARRAGIRAGCFFMLGAPTETREELRRTIRFASSLDIDEATFNIATPLPGTYLFDMVTELGYKISDNYTDFNYYSRRAFEDPNIDTRTLKRFQRKALFSFYLRPRRWGYILRHFVSPGGIPKLVTKVRRFFR; translated from the coding sequence ATGAAGATCGCGCTCGTTTTCCCGCGGTTGAATTCTAGGTCGGGGGACCCGCCCCTCGGGCTTGGGTACCTCGCCTCCAACCTGCCCGCAGACCTCGGGGCGCGGGTGACCCTCGTGGACGGGACGTTCCTCAAATCGGCGGAGGAATTTCACGCCAGGCTCGAAGAGACTCGCCCCGACCTCGCGGGCATCTACTTCGACACGATGAGCTACGAACGCGGGATCGAGGCTGCCAGGCGGGCGAGGGCGATGGGGGCGTTCGTGGTGGCCGGGGGCCCGCACGCGACGGTCCTCCCCGAGACACTCGTGGATCATGCGGACATCGTGGTGCTGGGCGAGGGTGAGCGGACCTTCGCCGAGGTCGTCCGGGCCTCGGCGTCCCGCGATCTGAAGGGGGTACGGGGCATCTGCTACCGGGAGGGAGGCCGGATCGTCACGAGCGCACCCCGCGAGCCGGTCGCGGATTTGGACGCCTTGGAGTTCCCGGACCGGCGCCTGTTCGATATGGAGAGGTACACGGCGACCTGGCACTACCTCGACATCCTCGGGATGAAGATCAGGGGGACGACGGTCGTCGCCTCCCGGGGCTGCCCCTTCCGGTGCACCTACTGCCAGCCCACGCTGGTGAAGCTGTTCGGCAGCCGGCTGAGGATGCGGAGCCCGTCGAACATCGTCGCGGAGATCGCGGGGCTGAAGCAAGACCACGGCATCAGGGGGATCTTCTTCCACGACGACACGCTGACGGCGAACCGGCGCTGGCTCGAGGAGCTCTGCGACCGCCTCATCGCGGACCGGCTCGATATCCTGTGGGCGTGCAACACGCGGGCCGACATCACCGATGACGCGACGTTCCGGAAGATGCACGAGGCGGGCGTCCGGTATCTCCACATCGGCGCCGAGTCGGGCAGCCAGCGGATACTCGACGACGTCTACAAAAAGCGGATACGCCTCGAGAACATCAAGACGACCATCGCCGCGGCGAGGCGGGCGGGGATCAGGGCGGGCTGCTTTTTCATGCTCGGCGCCCCGACGGAGACAAGGGAGGAGCTCCGCAGGACCATACGATTCGCCTCCTCGCTCGACATAGACGAGGCGACGTTCAACATCGCTACCCCCCTCCCCGGGACATACCTGTTCGACATGGTGACGGAGCTCGGCTACAAAATCAGCGACAACTACACGGATTTCAACTACTATTCACGCAGGGCGTTCGAGGACCCGAACATAGACACCCGGACGCTGAAGAGATTCCAGCGGAAGGCCCTCTTCAGCTTCTACCTGCGGCCCCGGCGCTGGGGGTACATCCTGCGGCATTTCGTGTCGCCCGGGGGCATCCCGAAGCTCGTCACCAAGGTCAGGAGATTCTTCCGATGA
- a CDS encoding NAD(P)-binding protein yields the protein MTVERCDAIVLGGGPAGLAAADRLAEGGMRVVLLEADTELGGLAKSFRQDGKWIPITYHHVMGIDTATHRFLKRFGLWESMVWKSIKVVFWFHGKAYPLVQPWHILGFAPLTPLERLRLVRFGVVCYFKKNWHAFDAVRSDEWIERMLGGRARKAIFEPLAEMEFGTPLSAVSSGWLGYRLHESARNRSSYGYPSKDLKALIDGIAAAVEKKGGRIMRGVEAVRVGRGTVEAVGPNGTRHRLESPRIVSAVPPEILLRIHEEPGRLDPELSTIRYRPLICMCFGSRHLISPHYWNVFMEPVLRFGGIFNHTALFPEGGAHGEYVYYLFSYADEESPLYRTSEEELAAIYLEDIRTVCPKFDYLWRRIFKIPYSTPRYGLGYKNPPVESVYPGLFFAGVYRRYPCTRTMHTALLSGCETAAAVLKKG from the coding sequence ATGACGGTTGAACGGTGCGACGCGATCGTGCTCGGGGGAGGGCCCGCCGGCCTCGCCGCCGCGGATCGTCTGGCGGAGGGGGGGATGCGGGTCGTCCTTCTCGAGGCGGACACGGAGCTCGGCGGCCTGGCGAAATCGTTCCGGCAGGACGGGAAGTGGATCCCGATCACCTACCACCACGTCATGGGGATCGACACCGCCACCCACCGGTTCCTGAAAAGGTTCGGTTTGTGGGAATCGATGGTCTGGAAGAGCATCAAGGTCGTCTTCTGGTTCCACGGGAAGGCGTACCCGCTCGTGCAGCCGTGGCACATCCTCGGCTTCGCCCCGCTCACCCCCCTGGAACGGCTCCGCCTCGTCCGTTTCGGCGTGGTCTGCTATTTCAAGAAGAACTGGCACGCGTTCGACGCGGTCAGGAGCGACGAATGGATCGAGCGGATGCTCGGCGGGAGGGCGCGGAAGGCGATCTTCGAGCCGCTCGCCGAGATGGAGTTCGGGACGCCCCTCTCCGCGGTGAGCAGCGGCTGGCTCGGCTACCGCCTCCACGAGAGCGCCCGGAACAGGTCCAGCTACGGCTACCCGTCCAAGGACCTGAAGGCGCTCATCGACGGGATCGCCGCGGCCGTCGAGAAGAAGGGCGGGCGCATCATGCGGGGGGTCGAGGCGGTCCGGGTGGGGCGGGGGACGGTGGAGGCCGTCGGCCCGAACGGGACGCGGCACCGCCTGGAGTCGCCGAGGATCGTCAGCGCCGTCCCGCCGGAGATACTGCTGCGCATACACGAGGAGCCGGGGCGGCTGGATCCGGAACTCTCCACGATCCGCTACCGCCCCCTCATCTGCATGTGCTTCGGCTCGCGCCACCTCATCTCGCCGCACTACTGGAACGTCTTCATGGAGCCGGTCCTCCGTTTCGGGGGCATCTTCAACCACACCGCCCTCTTCCCGGAGGGGGGGGCGCACGGGGAATATGTCTACTACCTGTTCAGCTACGCCGACGAGGAATCCCCCCTCTACCGGACCTCCGAGGAGGAACTCGCGGCGATCTACCTCGAGGACATCCGCACCGTCTGCCCGAAATTCGACTATCTTTGGCGGAGGATATTCAAGATACCGTACAGCACGCCCCGGTACGGCCTCGGGTACAAAAACCCGCCCGTCGAGAGCGTCTACCCCGGCCTCTTCTTCGCCGGTGTGTACCGCAGGTACCCCTGCACCAGGACGATGCACACGGCGCTGCTGAGCGGCTGCGAGACGGCGGCGGCGGTTCTGAAGAAGGGGTGA
- a CDS encoding radical SAM protein, with product MNGSGKRKRGRVALVNLPQVVPDLMYTPRVRKAYTDTAQILPNLSLAYLAGHLEKSGFEVCYVEAFALRLSAEEIVRRLREFDPIAVGYNLITETFLESLAYIERIKQAFPVPVIVGGMHLSLYPRETLSHECIDYGIVGEGWRSFPQLLHAIAQGGRDVGGIDGLVRRDDGGVTCVPPTADSVPLDRVPFPARHLLPNEAYSCVMSKRHPVTVMISSYGCPFKCAYCDVGTIRHQMRSAESVIAEMEECRKRHGIREIWFQDETFTLNPGRVQAICEAIRRKKLDVTWSVRTRADLVSPDMLASMKAAGCFKMHFGVESADPDVLSRLGRSMSIERMREAFSWAREAGISTLAFFMIGNPGEDRPALKRSIRFAKTIPCDFIQVNKLTPCPPSRLYSQVVKETGRDFWAEYTLGRRGAIAEMGNYFSVFPPGELDRRQKQFFRAFYYRPSYVARRLLAVRSWHEFATLARAALSIR from the coding sequence ATGAACGGTTCCGGGAAGCGGAAAAGGGGGCGGGTGGCGCTCGTCAACCTGCCGCAGGTCGTTCCCGACCTGATGTACACCCCGCGCGTGAGGAAGGCCTACACGGACACGGCGCAGATACTCCCCAACCTCAGCCTCGCCTACCTCGCGGGGCACCTGGAGAAGTCTGGGTTCGAGGTCTGCTACGTCGAGGCGTTCGCCCTCCGGCTCTCCGCGGAGGAGATCGTCCGGCGGCTCCGAGAATTCGATCCGATCGCGGTGGGGTATAACCTGATCACGGAGACGTTCCTCGAGTCGCTCGCCTACATCGAGCGGATCAAGCAGGCGTTTCCCGTCCCGGTCATCGTCGGGGGGATGCACCTCTCCCTCTACCCCCGCGAGACCCTCTCCCACGAATGCATCGACTACGGAATCGTCGGCGAGGGGTGGAGAAGTTTCCCCCAACTGCTCCATGCGATCGCCCAGGGAGGGCGGGACGTCGGCGGCATCGACGGTCTGGTACGGAGGGACGACGGAGGGGTGACCTGCGTTCCCCCGACCGCCGACAGCGTCCCGCTCGACCGGGTCCCGTTCCCGGCGCGCCACCTGCTGCCCAACGAGGCCTACTCGTGCGTGATGTCGAAGCGCCACCCTGTGACGGTGATGATCTCCAGCTACGGCTGCCCGTTCAAGTGCGCCTACTGCGACGTGGGCACCATCCGCCACCAGATGCGCAGCGCCGAGAGCGTTATCGCCGAGATGGAGGAGTGCAGGAAGCGGCACGGGATCCGCGAGATATGGTTCCAGGACGAGACGTTCACGCTCAACCCCGGGCGCGTCCAGGCCATCTGCGAGGCGATCCGCCGGAAGAAGCTCGACGTCACCTGGTCGGTGCGGACGCGCGCGGATCTCGTCTCGCCTGACATGCTCGCGTCGATGAAGGCCGCCGGCTGCTTTAAGATGCACTTCGGCGTCGAATCCGCCGACCCCGACGTGCTCTCCCGCCTCGGGCGCTCGATGTCCATCGAGCGGATGCGGGAGGCGTTCTCCTGGGCGCGGGAGGCCGGCATCTCCACGCTCGCGTTCTTCATGATAGGAAACCCCGGGGAGGACCGTCCCGCCCTCAAGCGCTCCATCCGGTTCGCGAAAACGATCCCCTGCGACTTCATCCAGGTGAACAAGTTGACCCCGTGCCCCCCCTCGCGACTGTACAGCCAGGTGGTGAAGGAGACGGGGAGGGACTTCTGGGCGGAGTACACCCTCGGCAGACGCGGGGCGATCGCGGAGATGGGGAACTACTTTTCCGTCTTCCCCCCTGGCGAGCTCGACCGCCGGCAGAAACAATTCTTCAGGGCGTTTTACTACCGGCCCTCGTACGTGGCCCGCAGGCTCCTCGCTGTCCGCTCGTGGCACGAGTTCGCGACGCTCGCCAGGGCGGCTCTCTCGATCCGATAG
- a CDS encoding radical SAM protein: MRKKYSRVLIRRLRSGRPLRAFRQAVNALAVIGSAWRGRTFCAPISATLALTYRCTQRCAMCNFPQRVRRGAEEIPGERAKEIIGELARMGAYGVSFYGGEPLLRSDIVELAAVAHRAGLTVHIPTNGMLLTDSVARALVEAGVDLITLSMDGATPEMHDRQRGVPGAFARLGEAVRNVLSARRLLGRGCHCALAATLTEGNVDDVAGIVNAARRLGADTLSVFEAQDLGGLSQPSAAERAASLLRANERLREEKMRLPDFIDNSEAYLDYCRRLFSGERPVLRCFAPYTDIFIDAYEDVYACNYFFGMAQPVGNLGGGSVREFWRSTAYDSARRELKGCAACNYMCHRELSLMFNRASPSAV; this comes from the coding sequence ATGAGGAAAAAGTACTCCCGTGTGCTCATCCGCCGGTTGCGCTCCGGCCGCCCGCTCCGGGCGTTCCGACAGGCGGTGAACGCCCTCGCCGTGATCGGGTCGGCCTGGAGGGGGAGGACGTTCTGCGCCCCGATCTCGGCCACCCTCGCGCTCACCTACCGCTGCACCCAGCGCTGTGCGATGTGTAACTTCCCGCAGCGGGTGCGAAGGGGTGCCGAAGAGATCCCCGGAGAGAGGGCGAAGGAGATCATCGGGGAACTGGCCAGGATGGGGGCGTACGGCGTCTCCTTCTACGGCGGCGAGCCGCTTTTGAGGAGCGACATCGTCGAGCTCGCGGCGGTCGCCCACCGCGCGGGGCTGACCGTGCACATACCCACCAACGGGATGCTGCTGACGGACTCCGTTGCGCGCGCGCTCGTCGAAGCCGGCGTCGATCTGATCACCCTCTCGATGGACGGGGCGACGCCGGAGATGCACGACCGGCAGCGCGGCGTGCCGGGCGCCTTTGCACGCCTGGGCGAGGCCGTCCGCAACGTCCTCTCCGCCCGGCGCCTGCTCGGCCGGGGCTGCCACTGCGCCCTCGCGGCCACGCTCACCGAGGGGAACGTTGATGACGTCGCGGGGATCGTGAATGCCGCCCGCCGGCTCGGGGCGGACACCCTCTCGGTTTTCGAGGCGCAGGATCTCGGCGGCCTGTCGCAACCGTCCGCGGCGGAACGGGCGGCGTCGCTGCTGCGCGCCAACGAGCGGTTGCGCGAAGAGAAGATGCGTCTGCCCGACTTCATCGACAACTCCGAGGCGTACCTCGACTACTGCAGGCGGCTCTTCTCGGGGGAGAGGCCCGTTCTCAGGTGTTTCGCCCCGTACACCGACATCTTCATCGACGCGTATGAGGACGTCTACGCGTGCAACTATTTCTTCGGGATGGCGCAGCCGGTCGGGAACCTGGGAGGGGGGAGTGTGCGGGAGTTCTGGCGCTCAACTGCGTATGATTCCGCGCGGAGGGAGCTGAAGGGCTGCGCCGCGTGCAACTACATGTGCCATCGGGAACTGAGCCTCATGTTCAACAGGGCGTCCCCGTCCGCCGTATGA
- a CDS encoding B12-binding domain-containing radical SAM protein — MKVKFVNATLGGDYSALDIAITCLATYLNERTPHRATITDLTFRRRVWKEKLLADIDRDAPDLIGISANTMYMQYVKEVIAHIARHRNLPVILGGYHASLKPEETLSLPGVDALFIGDGELTLADYLNRLEGGGDVSQIPGVWTKRNGTIVKTGRGCFIKEIDSLPIPNWDLWEDLDLYFYFLGMLYIIGTRGCPFKCTYCDAHGISEAVEGQYYRVRDPVSYAQEIAFQWEKYKHRNMRLAQLFDQIPTASIAWLRPFCESYMQTSAWGKLRYSMFARIDQLDEEKLELLGKSGCALLRVGIESGNDFIRNEVYGKHISREKIKEIFRIAKANGIGFTAFNILGGPAETPATLRDTIRLAMELDANRTAFFIYKPFTEEGCRQIYQYGGWIDDARWKAADNITFGAVVESKKLRVRTVERYQKIAYFLTFGRRLLRMILRQKLRYFRNLFVYLRRGWRYGLHFGYTMIYYHIYGYDNVDK; from the coding sequence ATGAAGGTTAAGTTCGTCAACGCAACCCTCGGGGGCGACTACAGCGCGCTCGACATCGCCATCACCTGCCTGGCCACCTACCTGAACGAGAGGACGCCGCATCGCGCCACGATTACGGACCTGACGTTCAGGCGGAGGGTGTGGAAAGAAAAGCTGCTGGCCGACATCGACCGGGATGCGCCGGACCTGATCGGCATCTCCGCCAACACGATGTACATGCAGTACGTGAAGGAGGTCATCGCGCACATCGCGCGGCACCGCAACCTCCCGGTTATCCTCGGCGGCTACCACGCGTCGCTCAAACCCGAGGAGACGCTCTCGCTTCCCGGCGTGGACGCCCTTTTCATCGGAGACGGGGAGCTCACCCTCGCCGACTATCTAAACCGCCTCGAGGGGGGCGGGGACGTCTCGCAGATCCCCGGCGTCTGGACGAAGCGCAACGGAACCATCGTCAAGACCGGCCGGGGGTGTTTCATCAAGGAGATCGACAGTCTCCCGATCCCCAACTGGGACCTCTGGGAGGATCTGGACCTCTACTTCTACTTCCTGGGGATGCTCTACATCATCGGCACGCGCGGCTGCCCGTTCAAGTGCACCTACTGCGACGCGCACGGCATCTCGGAGGCGGTGGAGGGGCAGTACTACCGGGTGCGGGACCCGGTCAGCTACGCGCAGGAGATCGCCTTTCAGTGGGAGAAATATAAGCACCGGAACATGCGGCTCGCCCAGCTCTTCGACCAGATCCCCACCGCCAGCATCGCGTGGCTGCGTCCGTTCTGCGAGTCCTACATGCAGACGAGCGCCTGGGGAAAACTGCGGTACAGCATGTTCGCCCGCATCGACCAGCTCGACGAGGAGAAGCTGGAGCTGCTGGGCAAGTCGGGGTGCGCCCTCCTGCGCGTCGGGATCGAGTCCGGGAACGACTTCATCCGCAACGAGGTCTACGGCAAGCATATCTCCCGGGAGAAGATTAAGGAGATCTTCAGGATCGCCAAGGCGAACGGCATCGGCTTCACGGCGTTCAACATCCTCGGGGGCCCCGCCGAAACCCCGGCGACGCTGCGGGACACCATCCGGCTCGCCATGGAGCTCGACGCGAACCGGACCGCCTTTTTCATCTACAAGCCGTTCACCGAGGAGGGATGCCGGCAGATCTACCAGTACGGCGGATGGATAGACGATGCGCGGTGGAAGGCGGCCGACAACATCACCTTCGGCGCCGTGGTCGAATCGAAGAAGCTAAGGGTCAGGACGGTGGAACGGTACCAGAAAATCGCCTACTTCCTCACCTTCGGCAGACGCCTGCTCAGGATGATCCTGCGCCAGAAGCTACGGTACTTCAGGAACCTCTTCGTCTACCTCCGGCGGGGGTGGCGGTACGGCCTGCACTTCGGCTACACGATGATCTACTACCACATCTACGGCTACGACAACGTCGACAAATGA